A window of the Bacteroides thetaiotaomicron VPI-5482 genome harbors these coding sequences:
- the pdxB gene encoding 4-phosphoerythronate dehydrogenase PdxB: protein MKIIIDDKIPYIKEAAEKIADEAIYAPGKDFTRELVQDADALIIRTRTHCNRELLEGSKVKFIATATIGFDHIDTEYCKQAGIEWANAPGCNSASVAQYIQSSLLIWKSLRNKKPDELTIGIIGVGNVGSKVAKVAQDFGMRVLLNDLPREEKEGNITFTSLEKIAEECDIITFHVPLYKEGKYKTYHLADGNFFRSLQRKPVVINTSRGEVIETNALLEAINNGIISDAVIDVWEHEPEINRELLEKVLIGTPHIAGYSADGKANATRMSLDSICRFFHLSATYEITPPAPSSPLIEAKDREEALLKMYNPIEDSNRLKSHPELFETLRGDYPLRREEKAYNIIGIK, encoded by the coding sequence ATGAAAATTATTATAGATGATAAGATACCTTATATAAAAGAGGCAGCAGAGAAAATAGCCGACGAGGCAATCTACGCACCGGGAAAGGATTTTACACGGGAACTGGTACAGGATGCGGACGCACTCATCATCCGGACCCGCACTCACTGCAACCGCGAATTGCTGGAAGGCAGCAAAGTAAAATTTATCGCCACAGCAACCATCGGATTTGACCATATCGACACCGAATACTGCAAGCAGGCGGGTATCGAGTGGGCAAATGCCCCGGGATGCAATTCCGCCTCGGTGGCTCAGTATATACAATCCTCTCTTCTGATCTGGAAATCTCTTCGGAATAAAAAGCCGGACGAACTGACGATCGGCATTATCGGTGTAGGTAATGTAGGAAGCAAGGTGGCCAAAGTCGCACAGGATTTCGGTATGCGTGTACTACTGAACGACTTGCCAAGAGAAGAGAAAGAAGGAAACATTACCTTCACCTCACTAGAGAAAATAGCCGAAGAATGTGATATCATCACCTTTCACGTACCTTTATATAAGGAAGGGAAATATAAAACGTACCATCTGGCAGACGGGAATTTCTTCCGGTCTCTCCAACGGAAGCCTGTTGTCATCAACACTTCAAGAGGAGAAGTGATCGAAACAAACGCCCTGCTGGAAGCCATCAACAACGGTATAATCTCGGACGCAGTAATCGATGTATGGGAACATGAACCGGAAATCAACCGTGAATTATTAGAAAAGGTACTGATAGGCACCCCGCATATCGCCGGATACTCTGCCGACGGAAAAGCAAATGCCACCCGAATGTCGCTGGACTCCATCTGCCGCTTCTTCCACCTAAGCGCAACTTATGAAATCACCCCGCCCGCCCCATCTTCGCCTCTTATCGAAGCAAAAGACCGCGAAGAAGCTCTGCTGAAAATGTACAATCCCATCGAAGACAGCAACCGATTAAAATCCCATCCGGAACTATTCGAAACCTTACGAGGAGATTATCCGTTGAGGAGAGAAGAGAAGGCGTATAATATAATAGGTATTAAGTAA
- a CDS encoding glycosyltransferase family 4 protein produces MTKEKIAFIVVRYGKDINGGAEYHCRMLAERLVNDYDVEVLTTCVKNYVTGDNEYPEGEEILNGVLVRRFYSDPVEPDLHKSYVRQAAPAKKWRHFLYRCRLLKPLSYVKPIWHYKEQEEIKALNSQVFYSSSMYAFIRENKASYRAFIPLSFFPHTYYTALYAPEKTILIPTMHNNGSSFRSIITSVFSEVAYIGFNIEAEQKLVENIVGKPLAAHGIISVGIEKTKAADWEQTKVKYNLPEDYLLYVGRIDAIKLNNIVDYFLSYKKKYVGSRLKLVLVGGIFGKTVEHPDIIYTGFVDDAEKVAIQLNAKVIVNPSRYESLSLILLETMSEGKAMLVNGRCNVLREHCEKSNYAALYYMNRRDFMRKLHNLENSETLRQQMGEKGRHYVQENYNWEMIIGRMKNVIQMLS; encoded by the coding sequence ATGACTAAGGAAAAGATAGCTTTTATAGTAGTTCGTTATGGAAAAGATATAAACGGAGGTGCTGAATATCATTGTCGTATGCTGGCCGAAAGGCTGGTTAACGATTATGATGTTGAAGTATTGACTACGTGTGTCAAGAATTATGTTACCGGTGATAATGAATATCCTGAAGGAGAAGAAATCCTGAATGGAGTTTTGGTACGTCGATTCTATTCAGATCCTGTTGAACCGGACTTACATAAAAGCTATGTCAGGCAGGCGGCTCCGGCAAAGAAGTGGAGGCACTTCTTGTACAGATGTCGTCTTTTGAAGCCTTTGTCTTATGTGAAACCGATTTGGCATTATAAAGAACAAGAAGAAATAAAGGCCTTGAATAGTCAGGTTTTTTATTCATCTTCAATGTATGCTTTTATAAGAGAGAATAAAGCTTCTTATAGAGCATTCATTCCGCTTTCCTTTTTCCCTCATACTTATTATACTGCACTATATGCACCGGAGAAGACGATTCTGATTCCTACTATGCATAATAACGGTTCATCCTTTCGTTCTATTATTACTTCTGTTTTCTCTGAGGTTGCCTATATTGGATTTAATATAGAAGCAGAACAGAAATTGGTAGAGAATATAGTTGGAAAGCCTTTGGCTGCTCACGGCATTATAAGTGTAGGTATAGAGAAGACGAAAGCTGCTGATTGGGAGCAAACAAAGGTAAAATATAATTTGCCGGAAGATTATCTATTGTATGTAGGGAGAATTGATGCTATAAAGTTGAATAATATAGTTGATTACTTTTTAAGCTATAAAAAGAAATATGTAGGTTCTCGATTAAAGCTAGTTTTAGTCGGAGGCATTTTTGGAAAGACAGTCGAACATCCGGATATAATTTACACAGGTTTTGTTGATGATGCGGAGAAAGTAGCGATTCAGTTGAATGCTAAAGTAATAGTGAATCCTTCCAGATATGAAAGTTTATCACTTATTTTACTTGAAACGATGAGCGAAGGTAAGGCGATGTTGGTCAATGGCAGGTGTAATGTGTTGAGAGAACATTGTGAAAAGAGTAATTATGCAGCTTTGTATTATATGAATCGCAGAGATTTTATGCGAAAATTGCATAACCTTGAGAACTCAGAAACATTACGTCAACAGATGGGAGAGAAAGGGCGTCACTATGTTCAGGAGAATTATAATTGGGAGATGATTATAGGACGGATGAAAAATGTGATTCAGATGCTCTCATAA
- a CDS encoding glycosyltransferase family 2 protein, translating into MIVAFENNVVCSDEKVRDYLLAHHADLKEDQDEDALCLVRLHKEEDIDGTDRVDLAGWREISRELYWTGEQMECNYSIIRFSRKTTSLQMSVVLSTCNQLEWLEKVLWGYEAQDTKNFELIIADDGSRKETYDMLQRITPQLSFQVKHVWHEDKGFRKCDILNKGILAAQADYLLFSDGDCIPRKDFVSTHLCLRRKGRFLSGGYHKLSMDLSKDITKDDILSGRCFDLQWMRGKGMPASFKNNKLTATGFKRWALNTFTPTKASWNGHNASGWLSDILAVNGFDERMQYGGQDREFGERLENYGIHGMQIRYSTVCLHLDHARGYKTKDSIQKNRNIRKHTRGAKVQWASLGIVKDELRGQSVKVNSYYDRYTREEEKLTSYKEKGGFYRHIYSLPCRWRRAKYHDKVVRAYQQDTDAPALSNHSGVIVSLTTFPPRISQLHLMLKSILWQTCPPEKIIVWLSEQEFPGRLNDLPEELKRLMAKGIAFRFVSENFRSHKKYHYVFREYPDSKVITVDDDLIYPRNTVERLLSLSYQYPDTVCGNVIRKIHMDGNSFSVYRKWTKVFTMPVNSSLQNVAIGCGGIYYPPHWYGEELFDWKIISEHCPSADDLWLKANELKRRVKVTGGGEFYPRPIELPQTQNNSLQKKNNGKTNLNDKQWKSLNELWKLDELYCINGK; encoded by the coding sequence ATGATAGTAGCTTTTGAAAATAATGTTGTTTGTTCGGATGAAAAAGTACGGGACTACTTGCTGGCTCATCATGCTGACTTGAAAGAAGATCAGGATGAGGACGCATTATGTCTGGTTCGTTTGCATAAGGAGGAAGACATTGATGGCACTGATCGTGTGGACTTAGCCGGATGGAGGGAGATTTCGAGAGAACTTTATTGGACTGGGGAACAGATGGAGTGCAATTATTCTATTATCCGTTTTAGCCGGAAGACTACTTCTTTGCAGATGTCGGTCGTACTGTCAACCTGCAACCAGCTTGAATGGCTGGAGAAGGTGTTGTGGGGATATGAAGCCCAGGATACTAAGAACTTTGAATTGATTATTGCAGATGATGGTTCGCGGAAAGAAACTTATGATATGTTGCAGAGGATAACTCCGCAATTGTCCTTTCAGGTGAAGCATGTATGGCACGAAGATAAAGGATTCCGTAAATGCGATATTCTGAATAAAGGCATACTGGCTGCACAAGCAGATTACCTGCTTTTCAGTGATGGCGATTGTATTCCACGTAAAGACTTCGTCTCAACTCACCTGTGTCTTCGCCGTAAAGGACGTTTCCTGTCCGGCGGATATCATAAGTTGAGTATGGATTTGTCGAAAGATATTACAAAGGACGATATATTATCCGGCAGATGTTTTGATCTGCAATGGATGAGAGGAAAAGGGATGCCTGCCTCTTTTAAAAATAATAAACTGACTGCTACAGGATTTAAAAGGTGGGCATTAAATACATTTACTCCTACCAAAGCAAGCTGGAACGGGCATAACGCTTCCGGTTGGCTAAGCGATATTCTGGCTGTGAATGGTTTTGATGAGCGTATGCAGTACGGTGGACAAGACCGTGAATTTGGAGAACGTCTGGAGAACTATGGAATTCATGGTATGCAGATACGTTACTCTACCGTATGCCTCCATTTGGATCATGCAAGAGGGTATAAGACGAAAGATTCTATCCAGAAGAACCGGAACATACGAAAGCATACTCGTGGAGCAAAGGTGCAATGGGCTTCTTTGGGCATTGTAAAGGATGAATTGAGAGGTCAGTCTGTGAAGGTGAACAGTTATTATGATCGCTATACACGGGAAGAAGAGAAGCTGACTTCCTATAAGGAAAAAGGAGGATTCTACCGACATATCTATTCTTTGCCTTGCAGGTGGAGAAGAGCAAAGTATCATGATAAAGTGGTGCGTGCTTATCAGCAAGACACTGATGCTCCGGCATTATCGAACCATTCGGGAGTCATTGTCTCGTTGACGACATTTCCTCCCCGTATTTCTCAACTTCATCTGATGTTGAAATCGATTCTGTGGCAGACTTGTCCGCCCGAAAAGATAATTGTATGGTTGTCGGAACAGGAGTTTCCCGGACGGTTGAATGATCTGCCAGAAGAACTTAAAAGATTGATGGCTAAAGGAATAGCATTCAGATTTGTGTCTGAGAATTTCCGTTCACATAAGAAGTATCATTATGTTTTCCGTGAATACCCGGATAGTAAAGTGATAACAGTGGATGATGATCTGATTTATCCCCGGAATACGGTTGAGCGTTTGCTTTCCTTATCGTATCAGTATCCGGATACAGTTTGCGGAAACGTTATCCGGAAGATTCATATGGATGGAAATTCTTTTTCGGTATATAGAAAGTGGACGAAAGTGTTTACGATGCCGGTGAATAGCTCTTTGCAGAATGTGGCAATCGGATGTGGCGGGATTTATTATCCTCCCCATTGGTATGGAGAGGAGTTGTTTGACTGGAAAATAATCAGTGAACATTGTCCGTCTGCGGATGATTTATGGTTGAAAGCGAATGAATTAAAGAGGCGGGTCAAGGTGACAGGAGGGGGTGAATTCTATCCCCGGCCGATAGAGTTGCCTCAAACACAGAATAATAGCTTACAAAAGAAAAATAATGGGAAAACTAACCTGAATGATAAACAGTGGAAATCTTTGAATGAACTTTGGAAACTAGACGAATTATACTGTATAAATGGCAAATAA
- a CDS encoding glycosyltransferase family 4 protein, which produces MKKEKVAFVVVRYGKNINGGAEYHCQMLAERLVSDYDVEVLTTCVRDVATGENIYPEGEEEWNGVVIRRFRTNPVQREKERYFAKKAKPARKLRQFLFKLGILKYLSYLIPVWSYKHDDEVQAMKSDKFYSSALNDYIRDHIDEYKAFIAMSSDYVTFYYTALYAGRKTIAIPTMHNMGISFRSVLTSAFSKIAYVGFNTGEEQRLAENILGKALGAHGILSVGIEESLSADWAMTKEKFQLPEKYLLYIGRITPKKIHRLLTYFVNYKKKYSDSTLRLVLVGGLAMERFEHPDVIYTGFVSDEEKMSILQHADIVVNPSRYESLSLILLEAMSQKRPMLVNGHCKVLKEHCLKSDFASFYYMNNRGFNQALRRIEQSEDLREEMGEKGVFYVKSNYNWTLIMGRLKQAIKSI; this is translated from the coding sequence ATGAAGAAAGAGAAAGTTGCTTTTGTTGTTGTCAGATATGGCAAAAATATAAATGGCGGGGCTGAATATCATTGTCAGATGTTAGCAGAACGGTTAGTATCTGATTATGATGTGGAAGTACTTACTACCTGTGTCAGAGATGTTGCGACAGGCGAAAATATATATCCGGAAGGTGAGGAAGAATGGAATGGAGTGGTGATTCGTCGTTTTAGGACTAATCCTGTTCAGCGTGAAAAGGAACGCTATTTCGCAAAGAAGGCTAAACCAGCAAGAAAACTACGCCAGTTCCTTTTTAAATTAGGAATCTTGAAATACTTGTCTTATTTGATTCCTGTATGGTCTTACAAACATGATGATGAGGTACAAGCGATGAAGAGTGATAAATTCTATTCGTCCGCATTGAATGATTATATTCGTGATCATATAGATGAATATAAAGCATTTATAGCAATGTCTTCTGATTATGTCACCTTTTATTACACTGCATTGTATGCAGGTAGAAAAACAATAGCTATTCCTACAATGCATAATATGGGTATTTCTTTCCGTTCTGTATTAACATCTGCTTTTTCAAAGATAGCTTATGTTGGTTTTAATACCGGAGAGGAACAGAGGCTTGCTGAAAATATTCTGGGTAAGGCTTTGGGGGCTCATGGGATATTGAGTGTAGGAATAGAGGAGTCTTTATCCGCAGATTGGGCGATGACAAAAGAAAAGTTTCAATTACCAGAGAAATATTTGTTATATATTGGTCGTATTACTCCTAAAAAGATTCATCGTTTACTTACATATTTTGTGAACTATAAGAAGAAATATTCAGATTCAACATTAAGATTAGTATTAGTAGGTGGGCTGGCTATGGAGCGATTTGAGCATCCTGATGTTATATACACAGGCTTTGTCAGTGATGAGGAGAAAATGTCAATTCTACAGCATGCCGATATTGTAGTGAATCCTTCTCGTTATGAAAGCCTTTCTTTAATACTTTTAGAGGCTATGAGTCAAAAGAGGCCAATGCTTGTAAACGGACATTGTAAGGTCTTGAAAGAACATTGTTTAAAAAGTGATTTTGCTTCTTTTTATTACATGAATAATCGCGGGTTTAATCAGGCACTTCGACGGATTGAACAATCGGAAGATTTGAGAGAGGAGATGGGAGAGAAAGGTGTATTTTATGTGAAATCGAACTATAATTGGACTTTGATTATGGGGCGCTTAAAGCAAGCTATCAAGAGTATCTAA
- a CDS encoding glycosyltransferase: protein MSKENIAFVVVRYGLNINGGAEYHCRMLAERLTNDYNVEVLTTCVDNYRTGENLEFKEKEIINKVIVRRFKTNPTHPELENFYKKKAKPAYKLRRFLYKCHFLAIASYFFPIWHFKEKEELEALGSQVFHSPALFNFIKENKDNYKAIIPITIDYSHVYYTTLYAPEKTIVIPTMHYHKTAFRSTLTQVFTKAAYIAFNTTAEQKLARKIFGMHMAPHSIVSVGIELSAPSDWAVTQEKYNLPDEYMLYVGRVDQGKLNNVYTYFLNYKKVYPNSDLKFVLVGKQYSDPFNHPDIIYTNFVEEQEKISIIQHAKIVINPSLYESLSLILLEAMALKKAMLVNGNCNVLKEHCHKSNNAALYYTNEKSFIDKLHMLDSSTNLRLEMGEKGYSYVNSNYDWNIIMNKLKHVIENI, encoded by the coding sequence ATGAGTAAGGAAAATATAGCATTTGTTGTTGTACGTTACGGATTAAATATCAATGGAGGAGCAGAGTATCATTGTAGAATGCTAGCCGAAAGACTCACCAATGATTATAACGTTGAAGTTCTAACTACTTGTGTAGATAATTATAGAACTGGAGAAAATCTTGAGTTTAAGGAAAAAGAGATTATCAATAAAGTCATTGTTCGCCGTTTTAAAACTAATCCCACTCATCCTGAACTTGAAAACTTTTATAAAAAGAAAGCTAAACCGGCTTATAAATTAAGACGTTTTTTATACAAATGTCACTTTCTAGCTATTGCTTCTTACTTTTTCCCTATTTGGCATTTCAAAGAAAAAGAAGAACTAGAAGCACTCGGTAGCCAAGTTTTCCATTCTCCGGCTCTCTTCAATTTCATAAAAGAAAATAAAGATAATTACAAAGCAATCATCCCTATTACAATAGATTATTCTCATGTATATTACACAACTTTATATGCACCAGAAAAGACTATTGTAATCCCTACAATGCATTATCACAAAACTGCATTTCGCTCAACCTTGACACAAGTCTTTACAAAGGCAGCCTACATCGCTTTCAACACAACAGCAGAACAAAAACTAGCAAGAAAAATATTTGGTATGCACATGGCACCCCACAGTATTGTAAGCGTAGGGATAGAGCTAAGTGCTCCATCAGACTGGGCAGTGACCCAAGAAAAGTATAATCTTCCTGATGAATATATGCTCTATGTAGGGAGAGTAGACCAAGGCAAGCTTAACAATGTGTATACTTATTTCCTCAACTATAAAAAGGTATATCCTAATTCTGATTTAAAGTTTGTTCTTGTAGGCAAACAATATAGTGATCCTTTTAATCATCCGGATATTATATATACTAATTTTGTTGAAGAACAAGAAAAGATATCAATCATTCAACATGCAAAGATTGTAATCAACCCATCACTGTATGAAAGCCTATCACTTATATTACTGGAAGCAATGGCTTTAAAAAAAGCGATGCTGGTCAATGGCAATTGTAATGTATTGAAAGAACATTGCCATAAAAGTAATAATGCTGCTTTATACTACACTAATGAAAAAAGTTTCATTGATAAGCTTCATATGCTAGACTCTTCTACCAATCTTAGATTAGAGATGGGAGAAAAAGGATATTCTTACGTTAACAGTAATTACGACTGGAACATAATAATGAATAAACTAAAGCATGTTATCGAAAATATATAA
- a CDS encoding glycosyl transferase family 90, whose translation MKNKLLYKLRSGKNPKFIYYSVNALRLIIPKGIFRLRLQGKLSSLSRRKDKEYIEHRVDYYNKLSGTVQLPSSAPHLSEHKMSKQKVYFFDTYQYTRWFSDQFQWGFCPGDVTFVPDYPSIVKSRPLTDDNVNSIVMKLDKVRHFIFVDDKKAFTEKKNMVIFRGKVKGKPSRKLFMEMYFHHPMCDLGDVSKNTTDPAEWRTEKKTINEHLDYKFIMALEGIDVASNLKWVMSSNSIAVMPRPTCETWFMEGTLIPNYHYIEIKPDFSDLEERLNYYIEHVDESLEIINHAHEYVSQFKDKRRENLISLLVLDKYFKMTGQKS comes from the coding sequence ATGAAGAATAAACTTTTATATAAGTTGCGTAGCGGGAAGAATCCTAAGTTCATTTACTACTCGGTAAATGCTCTCAGACTTATCATTCCGAAAGGCATTTTCCGGCTACGGTTACAAGGAAAGTTGTCTTCACTATCCCGCCGGAAGGACAAGGAGTATATAGAACATCGTGTTGACTATTATAACAAACTTTCCGGAACGGTGCAATTACCTTCTTCTGCTCCGCATCTTTCAGAGCACAAGATGAGCAAACAAAAAGTGTATTTCTTTGATACTTATCAATATACCCGCTGGTTTTCTGATCAGTTTCAGTGGGGTTTTTGTCCCGGTGATGTGACATTTGTTCCCGACTATCCCTCTATTGTGAAAAGTCGTCCGCTGACAGATGATAACGTGAATTCGATTGTGATGAAATTGGATAAGGTTCGTCATTTTATATTTGTGGACGACAAGAAGGCTTTTACAGAGAAGAAAAATATGGTAATCTTTCGTGGAAAGGTAAAAGGAAAACCTTCCAGAAAGCTTTTTATGGAAATGTATTTTCATCATCCGATGTGCGATCTGGGAGATGTCAGCAAAAATACGACTGATCCGGCAGAGTGGCGTACGGAGAAGAAAACGATTAATGAGCATTTGGATTATAAATTCATAATGGCTCTTGAAGGAATCGATGTGGCCAGCAACCTGAAATGGGTGATGTCATCAAATTCAATAGCAGTGATGCCCCGGCCTACCTGTGAGACATGGTTTATGGAAGGCACGCTTATTCCCAATTATCATTATATTGAAATAAAACCGGATTTCTCTGATTTGGAGGAACGGTTGAATTACTATATAGAGCATGTAGACGAATCATTGGAGATCATCAATCATGCCCATGAATATGTGTCCCAGTTTAAAGATAAGAGAAGAGAAAATTTGATATCACTGCTTGTGTTGGATAAATATTTTAAGATGACCGGGCAAAAGAGTTGA
- a CDS encoding glycosyltransferase family 2 protein has protein sequence MNTNISGPLISLIVPVYNVKDYLKTCLQSILEQTYKNLEIILVDDGSDDGSSGICDEYARMDQRIKTIHLPHSGVSAARNAGLAAATGELLGFVDSDDWIDHDMYQYLYTLMQEHDADVSACTYLLEQEGRPSKIINNTGKLYVFSRKEIIRALVKNDLVKNYLWAKLFKRKLFDRLSFPVGRVYEDVAVLYKVFYSSQKVVLSCVSKYHYMIHKNESITRGGYDPVKEYHYFLSLYEQDKFIQNAELGGESSVGVLKRGIHLINHTLLCPPSPAFEDIIDETMLKMREYRHITPWQLGPSMSIKRYFMCKHFGFYRMLYRGYRAIFKRKHKLLID, from the coding sequence ATGAATACTAATATCTCTGGACCATTGATTAGTCTTATAGTGCCTGTTTATAATGTAAAGGACTATTTGAAGACTTGTCTGCAATCTATACTGGAGCAGACCTATAAGAACCTTGAGATTATCTTAGTTGATGATGGTTCTGACGACGGCTCTTCCGGTATCTGCGATGAGTATGCGCGTATGGATCAGCGCATTAAGACTATTCATTTGCCTCATAGTGGGGTGAGTGCTGCCCGTAATGCCGGTTTGGCTGCAGCTACGGGAGAGCTCTTGGGTTTTGTTGACAGTGATGACTGGATTGATCATGATATGTATCAGTATCTTTACACTTTGATGCAAGAGCATGATGCAGATGTTTCTGCTTGTACTTATCTTCTTGAGCAGGAGGGAAGACCTTCTAAAATAATCAACAACACGGGTAAGCTGTATGTTTTTTCCAGAAAGGAGATTATACGTGCTTTGGTAAAGAATGACTTGGTAAAGAACTATTTATGGGCGAAGCTCTTTAAACGTAAATTGTTTGACCGCCTTTCATTCCCTGTCGGACGGGTTTATGAGGACGTAGCTGTATTATATAAAGTATTTTATAGCTCTCAGAAAGTGGTATTGAGTTGTGTCTCTAAATACCATTATATGATTCATAAGAATGAAAGCATTACTCGTGGTGGTTATGATCCGGTAAAGGAATATCATTATTTCCTGAGTCTTTATGAACAGGATAAGTTTATTCAGAATGCGGAACTTGGAGGTGAATCTTCCGTTGGCGTACTTAAGAGGGGGATTCATTTGATTAACCATACTTTGTTGTGCCCTCCGTCACCGGCTTTTGAGGATATAATAGATGAAACGATGTTGAAAATGCGTGAATATCGTCATATTACTCCTTGGCAACTAGGCCCGAGTATGTCAATCAAACGATATTTTATGTGTAAACACTTCGGCTTCTATAGGATGCTATATCGTGGTTATCGTGCTATATTTAAGAGAAAGCACAAATTGTTGATTGACTAG
- a CDS encoding glycosyltransferase family 9 protein codes for MARILIIRFSALGDVAMTIPVVHSLAVQYPQLEITVLSRAVWQPLFQGLPANVSFIGADLTGKHKGLWGLNTLYSELKAKHFDYVADFHHVLRTKYLCLRFRLANIPVASIYKGRVGKEKLVRRRHKVLENQKSSFRRYADVLEKLGFPVLLNFSSIYGDEKGNFAEIEPVTGAKDNLKWIGIAPFAKHMGKIYPIELQEQVVAHFAADPKVKVFLFGGGKSEQEVFDGWVAKYPTVVSMIGKLNMRTELNLMSHLDVMLSMDSANMHLASLVNIPVISVWGATHPYAGFMGWKQLPVNTVQFDLSCRPCSVYGQKPCWRGDYACLREIKPEQVIAKIEGIIN; via the coding sequence ATGGCGCGTATTCTCATTATCCGTTTCTCGGCTCTTGGCGATGTAGCCATGACGATACCGGTAGTACATTCGCTGGCAGTACAATATCCTCAACTTGAAATTACTGTGTTGAGTCGTGCTGTGTGGCAACCGCTTTTTCAGGGACTTCCTGCAAATGTGAGTTTTATCGGCGCTGACCTGACGGGTAAACATAAAGGATTATGGGGGCTGAACACCCTTTATTCGGAACTGAAAGCAAAGCATTTCGACTATGTGGCAGACTTTCATCATGTGCTTCGTACGAAATACCTGTGTCTGAGGTTCCGGCTGGCTAATATACCTGTGGCATCTATTTATAAAGGTAGAGTGGGAAAAGAAAAATTAGTTCGCCGCCGGCATAAAGTATTGGAGAACCAGAAAAGTTCTTTCCGTCGTTATGCCGATGTGCTGGAGAAACTGGGTTTCCCTGTATTGTTGAACTTTTCTTCGATTTATGGAGATGAAAAAGGGAATTTTGCAGAGATAGAACCTGTCACAGGCGCAAAAGATAATTTGAAATGGATTGGTATAGCTCCATTTGCCAAACACATGGGTAAGATATACCCTATTGAATTGCAGGAGCAGGTAGTAGCCCATTTTGCTGCCGATCCGAAGGTGAAGGTTTTCCTTTTCGGTGGTGGCAAGAGTGAACAGGAAGTATTCGATGGCTGGGTGGCGAAATATCCTACCGTCGTTTCTATGATTGGTAAGCTGAATATGCGTACCGAACTGAATCTTATGAGTCATCTGGATGTGATGCTCTCGATGGATTCGGCGAATATGCATCTGGCTTCGCTGGTCAATATTCCGGTGATCTCTGTCTGGGGAGCTACTCATCCTTATGCCGGATTTATGGGATGGAAACAGTTGCCGGTCAATACGGTACAGTTTGATCTGTCGTGCCGTCCCTGCTCCGTATATGGACAGAAACCATGCTGGCGGGGCGATTATGCCTGCCTGAGAGAAATAAAACCCGAACAGGTGATAGCGAAGATTGAAGGAATAATCAATTAG
- a CDS encoding DUF4254 domain-containing protein, whose protein sequence is MTFSNLCNDIFWKSTTDYHVTDSVDAPMNNPYELKSIEYYLYLKNWIDAVQWHFEDIIRDPHIDPVAAVALKRRIDKSNQDRTDLVELIDSYFLDRYKDVKPLADATINTESPAWAVDRLSILALKIYHMQQEVERTDTTEEHRAQCQVKLDILLEQRKDLSSAIDQLLADIEAGKKYMKVYKQMKMYNDPALNPVLYAKK, encoded by the coding sequence ATGACATTTAGTAACCTTTGCAATGATATTTTTTGGAAATCGACGACAGATTACCATGTGACGGACAGCGTAGATGCGCCGATGAACAATCCTTACGAGTTGAAGTCGATAGAGTATTATTTGTATCTGAAAAACTGGATTGATGCCGTACAATGGCATTTCGAAGATATCATCCGTGACCCGCATATTGATCCGGTGGCAGCCGTAGCTTTAAAGAGAAGAATCGATAAATCCAATCAGGACCGTACGGATCTGGTGGAGTTGATCGATAGCTATTTTCTTGATCGATATAAGGATGTAAAGCCGCTGGCAGATGCTACCATCAATACGGAAAGTCCTGCCTGGGCAGTAGACCGTCTCTCTATTCTTGCTTTGAAAATTTACCACATGCAGCAAGAAGTGGAACGTACGGATACGACGGAAGAACATCGTGCACAATGCCAGGTGAAACTGGATATTCTGCTGGAACAACGGAAAGACCTTTCTTCGGCTATCGATCAGCTGCTGGCTGACATCGAGGCAGGGAAGAAGTATATGAAAGTATATAAACAGATGAAGATGTATAATGACCCGGCGCTGAATCCGGTACTTTATGCGAAAAAATAA